The Rudaeicoccus suwonensis sequence TGCCGTTGCAGCCGTTGTATCTGCGGCAGCCGGATGCCAAGCCGGCCGCTGCGCGCAAGTCGGTGCTACCCCGATGAGCGTCGTGCTCCGACCTGTCGAGTGGCCGGACCTGGCTCGACTCGCGCGCCTCGACGCGATCGCGTTCGCTGATGACGCATGGCCCGAGACCACCTGGTGGGCCGAGCTCGCCGGACGGCCGCGACGGCGCTATTGCGTTGCTGTCGAGGCAGATTCGATCATCGGGTATGCCGGCATCGACTGTGCGGGGGACACCGCCGACGTGATGACGATCGGTGTGTCACCGCAGGCGCAGGGCAAGGGTGTCGGACGCACTCTGCTGCGCTGGATGCTGTGCGAGGCACGGTCTGCGGCGGCGGAGGTCGTGCTGCTCGAGGTGCGCGCGGACAACGGTCGAGCGCGAGATCTATATGAGCGCAACGGTTTTGAGCACATTCAGACGAGGCGACGCTATTACCAGCCCGGTGACGTGGATGCGCTCGTCATGCGGGCGCACCTGACCAAGGAAGCATCATGACCGAGCCGTTGATCCTGGGCATTGAGAGCTCGTGCGACGAAACGGGTGTCGCCTTCGTCCGGGGCACGACCTTGCTGGGCGACGTCGTCGCCAGCAGCGTCGAGGAGCATGTGCGGTTCGGGGGAGTGGTGCCGGAGGTTGCCAGCCGTGCGCACCTGGAGGCGTTGATCCCGACCATCCGGCGCACCTGCGACGAGGTCGGGCACAGCTTGGCGGATGTCGACGCCATTGCGGTCACCTCCGGCCCCGGCCTCGCGGGTGCGTTGATGGTCGGTGTCGCCGGTGCCAAGGCTCTGGCCTGGGCGTTGGACAAGCCGCTCTACGGGGTCAATCACCTGGCGGCGCATGTGTGTGCCGATGTGCTCGACCACGGCCCGCTGCCCGAACCGACGGTGGCCCTCCTGGTGTCCGGTGGTCACACCAACCTGTTACTGGTCAACGATATTGCCTCCGATGTGATCGAACTCGGAGCGAGCATCGACGATGCCGCCGGTGAGGCCTTCGACAAAGTGGCGCGAGTCCTCGGGCTGGCGTATCCGGGTGGGCCGCACATCGAGAAGGCGGCCGCCGACGGCGACCCGAACGCGATCCGCTTTCCCCGCGGCCTCAGCTCACGCAAGGATCTCGAACGGCATCGCTTCGACTACTCGTTCTCGGGTCTGAAGACCGCGGTCGTGCGCTGGGTCGAGGAACGCGAACGTGCCGGCGAGCCAGTGCCGGTGGCAGATGTCGCTGCCAGCTTCAACGAGGCTGTTGCCGACGTGCTCACGCGTAAGGCGCTGGATGCGTGCGAGGAGTATGGCGTTCGGGACCTGCAGATCGGCGGTGGTGTCACCGCCAACAGCCGGTTGCGCGTGATGGCCAAAGAACGCTGCGACGCGGCCGGCATCTCCCTGCGTGTGCCACGGGTGCGACTGTGCACCGACAACGGCGCCATGGTCGCCGCACTAGGCGCACAAATGGTGCAACGTGGGCTGACGCCGAGTTCGCTCGATCTGCCTGCAGATTCGTCGATGCCGGTGTCAGAGGTCAAAGCCCCCTGATCGCCGCTGGAGGGGCCGCACGAGGCGCGCGGCGACGGCTATGAGCAGGAGAGCAGACCGAGCGACGCTTTGAGGGTCAGCACCCTGCGCTCGGACGCAGCGACGGCGCCGGCGAATGCCGGGTCCTGCGAGACCTTTTGGGTGACTGCCGCAATCATCGTCGGCGCGTCGCTCGCCTTGCCGATCAACACGAGGTCACCTCCGGCGCCGATGAATCGCGTTGCACGCTGCCCGGCTGGGACGTCGGCGACCGCGACGGCCCCCATGTCGTCGGTGACGACGACCCCGTGCCAGCCGAGCCGGCCACGCAGCAGACCGTCGACGATGGCAGGGGAGAAGACGGCCGGATTGTTCGGATCGAGTTTTGGGTAGTCCGCCGAAGACATCATCACCATCGATGCGCCTGCCTTGATGCCATCCGAAAAAGCTTGCAAATAAGGGTCGTTCGCGGTCATCTGCGTGTCAGTGATGCCGACCGACGTCACATCGGTGTTGCCGGAGATCCGCCCCAAGCCCGGGAAGTGCTTGAGCGTCGACCCGACACCGGCGGCGGTCAGGCCGCGCACCACGCTCTGCACCGCGCTGCCCACCGCCTGCGGCTGATTGGCGTACTCCCGGCCGAAACGTCCGATCGGACCGTTCGCCAGCCCGATCGATGCGGGCACCGTGTCGGCGACCGGCGCGAGATCGACATTGACACCGGCTTGTTTGAGTTGACCGCCGAAATTGCGTGCGTATGCCGTGAGTTGCGCCGAAGTCATCCGTCCCTGGTCGATCGCCGGCAACAGCGTGGTGAAGCCGGAGCCACGCAGTTCTTGCACCGCTCCGCCTTCCTGGTCGGTGGCGATGACGAGACGCACGCCGCCGGTTGCCGCAGAACTCACCTGCGACTGAAGACCTTCAGACACCTGCTGCACGGTAGTCATTCCCGACCAGTCGCCGAGATAGATCACATTGCCCACGTGATCCTGCCGGATCAGCCGCTCGACGGTGGCGGGGCCGTACTGGCTCTTCACGCCGACCATGAACAACTGGCCGATGCGCTGAGCCGGGGTCATGCGCGCCAAAGTCGAGGATGCGCACGCGGCGACATCCTGACGCGGCGGCATCGCGCTCGCGGAGGACGTCGCGCTCGCTGCTTCGGAGGACGCGCTCGCTGCGGACGACGACGCGGAAGAGGGCGTCATACGTGAACTGGATGCAGCGCTCGAGCCACCCGCGCCACAACCCGCCAAAGGTGCGCTGAGCAGAGCGCAGACCGCGAGGGCTCGAACCTTTGGTGACGTGGACACCCGCTCCACGGTAGGCGACGCACGCACGATGCCCAACTGGCGCAACTGACGATTTCAGCTGTGGCGGAGGCTGCCCGATCGGTGGGTCAGAGTGCTGCGGACAGCATCAGCACGACCTGTGCACCGCCGACACGGGTGAGCAGGATGGTCGCCTCGGAGTTGCCGGACAGTCGCATCTGGCGACGCAACTGATCGCTGTCGATGCTCACCCCACGCTTTTTGATGGTCAGCCGACCGACGCGGTGGTCGCGCAACCAGGCGCGAAGCGCCTTGTTGTTCAACGGCATCGCGTCGATGACCGAGTACTTCTTGGCCCACGGCACGAGCACGTCCCGCGGGGAGGTGACGTACCCCAGTCCCGCGCCGAGCTCGACGCCGTCGACGCGCCGCACCAGCGCGCCGGTGAGCCCGGCACGGATGACGGCGCGATCGGCCTCGTAGAGATACCCGTGCAGCCGGTCGAGGCGTGCACCGTCGGTGCTGGCACCCGCGGCGTCCTGCTCGTGCACCTCGTAGGCGAACCGGCCGGTCACCACGACGGCGCACCGCCCCGGCTGCCAGGCGAGCTCGCCCCACCACACGACGCACTCCACGACCTCGCCGCCGAACGAGGTCCACTGTGCCTGGCTGCCCGGCGGCACCGCGGAGTGGGCGAATGACGGCGACAGCTTCGCCCCGACCGCGGGAACGGTCTCGGCGACCGATCGGACGAAATCCCACGACGGCGACAACTCATCGAGCCGGAAGGTGCGGCGAGTGCGACCGGTGATGTCCGCGACTCCGGGGATGCGTCTGGCCGGGTCCAGCCAGACCCCGACATCTCGTGGCTGTGACGGCGGCAGTTGGACGGTCTCGGCGCGCTGGTGGATGACGCGAGCGTGCTCCCACTGCTTGAGATTGACCGCCGCGATCATCGCCGTCAGCTCGTCGGAATCTGCTGCCATCACCCGCAATCCGGCCGACGCAAGGGCGCGGGCGTCGGAGCCGATGCCGCAGCCCAGGTCGAAGACGGACTGTATGCCGGAGTCGCGGAAGCGCGCCGCATGAGGTGCGGCGACCTCCGAGCGGGTGGCCTGCTCGAGACCATCGGCGGTGAACAGCATCTCGGCCGCGGCCTCACCGAACTTGCCGACGGCTCGGGCCCGTAGTCGGGACTGGGTCAGGGCGGCGGCGACCAGGTCGGCGTCGAAACCCGCATCGCGCAGGCGGGCGCCCAGTGCGAGAGCCGCCGTCTCGTCATATGTCGGCAGGGACTGCATGAGTCCCCATCCCTCACCCGAGGTGAGTCGGGCGAGAAGGGCGGGGTCCATGGGTCGACAGTCTGTCGCATCGGCGGGCGGTGGCGTGCGGGAGTCGCGCGGACCGATGACGGTAGGGTCGGAACTCCCAGCAGATCGCTCCCGTCCTCAGGAGTCACCGCCGTGCGCGACATCGTGGTTTTCACCGGCAGCGCCCACCCCGACCTCGCGCGACGCATCTGTGGCGGGCTCGGTGTGCCGCTGTCGGGCGTCGACATCCGCCGGTTCAGCAACGACTGCCTGCAGGCTCAGCTGCTGGCCAACTGCCGGCAGCGTGACGTCTTCATCGTCCAGCCGCTCGTGCCGCCCACGCAGGAGCATCTGATGGAGCTGTTGCTGATGATCGACGCCGCACGGGGTGCCTCCGCGGCCCAGATCACGGCGGTGATTCCCTATTTCGCCTACGCTCGATCGGACAAGAAGGACGCCTCGCGCATCTCCATCGGCGGCAAGTTGGTTGCCGATCTGCTCGCCACCGCCGGCGCCCAGCGAGTCATCACCATGGCGCTGCACGCGCCGCAGGTGCACGGCTTCTTCGGTATGCCGGTGGACCATCTCACCGCGATCGGCGTGCTCGCCGACCACTTCCGGGAGCAGGATCTGACATCCGCCGTGGTCGTCTCGCCCGACTTCGGAAACGCAAAGACCGCAACGCAGTTCGCTCGACTGCTCGGTCTGCCCGTGGCCGCCGGATCCAAGAAGCGCATCTCCGACGACACGGTCGTGATCGACACGATCGTCGGTGACGTCGCCGGTCGCCGAGCCATCGTGCTGGATGACGAGATCGCCACGGGAGGCTCGGTGATCGAGTTGCTGGATCGGTTGGGGGAGGCAGGGTGCACCGGTGCGGCCGTCGCCTGTACGCACGGGCTGTTTGCCGGGCGAGCCGTCGAGCGGTTGTCCGCCCACCCGATGCTCACCGAGATCGTCACCACCGACACCGTGCCGCCGGCCGGCTGGCCCGAGCTGAAAGTGCGCTCGATCGCCAGCCTGTTCGCGCAGGCGATCGCCAGGATCCACGCGGGCGAATCCGTCAGCAGCCTGTTCGACGGCGTCGACCCGACGCACGCGCCGCCGCAAGCGCATCTGCCGCTGGGCTGACCTGACACAGCGCGGCGTTTCGGTGCCGTTGAAGCGACACCGTGCCACAGGATCGGCGCCCGTCATACGTACGTGGCGATCGGTTGGCGAATGTTGGCACTCGAGTTGCAAGAGTGCTAACGACGTCATAGATTCAGTCCTGGCACTCTTCCTGGGACAGTGCCAGCCAGACAGTGTGGTCCGACCCCCGCGACGGCGGCTCACACGAACACATCCGGCAGCACTGCACCAGGGTTCGCATCCGCGGCCTGCGTCACGCAGGCCCTAGCAAAGGAAGGTCCCACCGTGTCGGTGAACATCAAGCCGCTCGAAGACCGCATCGTCGTCAAGTCCGTCGAGGCCGAGCAGACCACCGCTTCCGGTCTGGTCATCCCGGACACCGCGAAGGAAAAGCCGCAGGAGGGCGAGGTTCTCGCCATCGGTCCCGGTCGCATCGACGACAAGGGCAACCGCGTTCCGCTC is a genomic window containing:
- the rimI gene encoding ribosomal protein S18-alanine N-acetyltransferase, with protein sequence MSVVLRPVEWPDLARLARLDAIAFADDAWPETTWWAELAGRPRRRYCVAVEADSIIGYAGIDCAGDTADVMTIGVSPQAQGKGVGRTLLRWMLCEARSAAAEVVLLEVRADNGRARDLYERNGFEHIQTRRRYYQPGDVDALVMRAHLTKEAS
- the tsaD gene encoding tRNA (adenosine(37)-N6)-threonylcarbamoyltransferase complex transferase subunit TsaD codes for the protein MTEPLILGIESSCDETGVAFVRGTTLLGDVVASSVEEHVRFGGVVPEVASRAHLEALIPTIRRTCDEVGHSLADVDAIAVTSGPGLAGALMVGVAGAKALAWALDKPLYGVNHLAAHVCADVLDHGPLPEPTVALLVSGGHTNLLLVNDIASDVIELGASIDDAAGEAFDKVARVLGLAYPGGPHIEKAAADGDPNAIRFPRGLSSRKDLERHRFDYSFSGLKTAVVRWVEERERAGEPVPVADVAASFNEAVADVLTRKALDACEEYGVRDLQIGGGVTANSRLRVMAKERCDAAGISLRVPRVRLCTDNGAMVAALGAQMVQRGLTPSSLDLPADSSMPVSEVKAP
- a CDS encoding glycoside hydrolase family 3 N-terminal domain-containing protein; its protein translation is MTPSSASSSAASASSEAASATSSASAMPPRQDVAACASSTLARMTPAQRIGQLFMVGVKSQYGPATVERLIRQDHVGNVIYLGDWSGMTTVQQVSEGLQSQVSSAATGGVRLVIATDQEGGAVQELRGSGFTTLLPAIDQGRMTSAQLTAYARNFGGQLKQAGVNVDLAPVADTVPASIGLANGPIGRFGREYANQPQAVGSAVQSVVRGLTAAGVGSTLKHFPGLGRISGNTDVTSVGITDTQMTANDPYLQAFSDGIKAGASMVMMSSADYPKLDPNNPAVFSPAIVDGLLRGRLGWHGVVVTDDMGAVAVADVPAGQRATRFIGAGGDLVLIGKASDAPTMIAAVTQKVSQDPAFAGAVAASERRVLTLKASLGLLSCS
- a CDS encoding class I SAM-dependent methyltransferase, with the protein product MDPALLARLTSGEGWGLMQSLPTYDETAALALGARLRDAGFDADLVAAALTQSRLRARAVGKFGEAAAEMLFTADGLEQATRSEVAAPHAARFRDSGIQSVFDLGCGIGSDARALASAGLRVMAADSDELTAMIAAVNLKQWEHARVIHQRAETVQLPPSQPRDVGVWLDPARRIPGVADITGRTRRTFRLDELSPSWDFVRSVAETVPAVGAKLSPSFAHSAVPPGSQAQWTSFGGEVVECVVWWGELAWQPGRCAVVVTGRFAYEVHEQDAAGASTDGARLDRLHGYLYEADRAVIRAGLTGALVRRVDGVELGAGLGYVTSPRDVLVPWAKKYSVIDAMPLNNKALRAWLRDHRVGRLTIKKRGVSIDSDQLRRQMRLSGNSEATILLTRVGGAQVVLMLSAAL
- a CDS encoding ribose-phosphate diphosphokinase: MRDIVVFTGSAHPDLARRICGGLGVPLSGVDIRRFSNDCLQAQLLANCRQRDVFIVQPLVPPTQEHLMELLLMIDAARGASAAQITAVIPYFAYARSDKKDASRISIGGKLVADLLATAGAQRVITMALHAPQVHGFFGMPVDHLTAIGVLADHFREQDLTSAVVVSPDFGNAKTATQFARLLGLPVAAGSKKRISDDTVVIDTIVGDVAGRRAIVLDDEIATGGSVIELLDRLGEAGCTGAAVACTHGLFAGRAVERLSAHPMLTEIVTTDTVPPAGWPELKVRSIASLFAQAIARIHAGESVSSLFDGVDPTHAPPQAHLPLG
- the groES gene encoding co-chaperone GroES — protein: MSVNIKPLEDRIVVKSVEAEQTTASGLVIPDTAKEKPQEGEVLAIGPGRIDDKGNRVPLDVAVGDKVIYSKYGGTEVKYAGEELLILSARDVLAVVTK